The genomic DNA CAACCAGCTCGAAGGCGCCGGCTTCACCGATGTGTCGATCAACGGGATCATCCTGATCTCGTCGATCCTCGATTTCAGCGCCGCGGCGGATGTGCCGGGCAACGAACTCGGCTACGTCACCAACCTGCCGTCGATGGCCGCGACCGCGTGGTTCCACGACAAGGTCGCGAACAAGCCTGCGACCGTCGAGGAATTCGTCGCCGAGTCCAAGGCATTCGCCATCGGCCCCTATGCCTCCGCCCTCCTCAAGGGCAACGCGCTCACCGCGCCCGAACGCCAGGCGATCCTGCCCCAGCTCGCGCGCTACACCGGCGTGTCCGAGGCGTATCTCGCCCGCGCCGACCTGCGCCTCTCGCCCGGCCGCTTCTACAAGGAGCTGCTGCGCGATCGCGGCCAGACGATCGGCCGGCTCGACACGCGCTATCTCGGCAAGGACTATGACGACGCCGGCGAGGAGCCCGACAACGATCCCAGCTTCTACGCGATCGACGGCGCCTACACCGCGGCGATGAACCAGCATTCGCGCGAATTCCTGAACTACTCGCCCGACCTGACCTATTCGTCGATCGGCGGCGTGCGAGATTGGGATTGGCAGATCGGCGGCGGCCCGCGCGGCGGATCAGGCTATCTCAACGTCGCGCCGTACATCGGCAAGGCGCTGCGCGAGAACAGCGGCCTGCGCGTGTTCGTGGGCCAGGGCTATTACGACTTTGCGACGCCCTTCTTCGGTGCCGAATATTCGCTCAACCGCACCGGCATCCCCAACGACGGCCGCATCAGCTGGCATTGGTATCACGCCGGCCACATGATGTACGTCCGCGACGAGGATCTGCGGAAGCTTTCGAGCGACATCCGCGCCTTCATCCGCGCGCGTTGATCACGGATCGGATCGCCGCCTCCAGCGCCGCCGCATCGCCGGCCCGCGCGAAGCTGTGCGATCCGGTATCGATGGAAACGGTGCGCTGCTTGAGCCCGTGGCGATTGGCTGCATCGGCGTAAGCAATCGCGGTCGCATCGCCAGCAGCGAGCACCACCGTCGCCGCATCGCCCCAAGCAGCAATCGCATCGAGCGTCCGGCTCGCAAGATCGTCACGGCGGGGCGGTGAAGCGATACTGCGCACCCCGCGCACCAGCTTCGTCACCGAAAAGCCCCCACGGATCACCTGCCACCACGCCGCGGGATCGCGCAGCCGCGCCGCATAATGTGCCTTGATCGCCGCCGGCGGTGGAAGATCATCGACCTTTGCTACCACCCACGGATTCGCCAGAACAACCGCG from Sphingomonas radiodurans includes the following:
- a CDS encoding S10 family peptidase, with protein sequence MKLKIALALGATLIAAPLTAQDKPDTKSEAKAEASAIPPPTVSITRHSGTFGGTRINYRAIAGDTYLKDKDGKPLASITSYSYIKEGPVDPKRPVSFIWNGGPGSGSLWLHMGAFGPRRVVIPSDAKDDGAPPYPIVENADSLLDVTDIVFIDPVGTGFSRALGKTDPKDYWGVTKDAKSMAEFIRLWLNEHGRWNAPKFIGGESYGTTRSAAVINQLEGAGFTDVSINGIILISSILDFSAAADVPGNELGYVTNLPSMAATAWFHDKVANKPATVEEFVAESKAFAIGPYASALLKGNALTAPERQAILPQLARYTGVSEAYLARADLRLSPGRFYKELLRDRGQTIGRLDTRYLGKDYDDAGEEPDNDPSFYAIDGAYTAAMNQHSREFLNYSPDLTYSSIGGVRDWDWQIGGGPRGGSGYLNVAPYIGKALRENSGLRVFVGQGYYDFATPFFGAEYSLNRTGIPNDGRISWHWYHAGHMMYVRDEDLRKLSSDIRAFIRAR
- a CDS encoding hydrolase 1, exosortase A system-associated — translated: MTERRILMFDCAGETLVGTLDDAGGATGLLIVTGGNEVRVGAHRGMALLAGRLAASGVAVFRYDRRGVGDSGGDNAGFAGSHEDLIAAAAAFRAAAPSVERIVGFGNCDAATTLAWWGREAGCDAVVLANPWVVAKVDDLPPPAAIKAHYAARLRDPAAWWQVIRGGFSVTKLVRGVRSIASPPRRDDLASRTLDAIAAWGDAATVVLAAGDATAIAYADAANRHGLKQRTVSIDTGSHSFARAGDAAALEAAIRSVINARG